The following coding sequences are from one Sulfurimonas crateris window:
- the phnE gene encoding phosphonate ABC transporter, permease protein PhnE produces MNKRVEYALWAIAFFVIIWSFQISQVSITALMDGYQYGVDLVKEMFPPNFKNFDTIVELLGETVAMGVWGTIIGTIISLPLGFLGARNLTPNKIVYVLINELTNILRSIPDIVYALVFVVSVAVGSLAGILAIVFATIGLLTKFYIESFESIDMKPIEAIRSTGSGYVYMLRHGIFEQALPLISNYTLYLLDHNIRIAMVLGLVGAGGIGMELYGELRYFSYDKVAAMLICILVILSLIDRVSNYAREIILHSSKHNKEYFKKTFVAILFIALGVVAIIYKPLELGSLITGLPRVYETLAGFFPLDLGRIEEFGLLMLETIAMAIAATVIAIVFSLPLGFVLAKNINVNIPTRVIVGEFINFLRAMPDLLFAIILVSIIGLSPFAGVLAIALHVTGFLAKFYAETIESIDEKPIEALTSTGSSKLHILYHGYFKQIVPLFHSYNLYMLDRNVRASTTMGLVGAGGIGFELVMSIKLFEYQQTATIILLIIIVVSIISKVSSYFRKKLV; encoded by the coding sequence ATGAATAAAAGAGTTGAATATGCCCTTTGGGCAATAGCTTTTTTTGTAATTATTTGGTCGTTTCAAATCTCACAAGTAAGCATAACTGCGCTGATGGACGGGTATCAATACGGTGTAGATTTAGTCAAAGAGATGTTCCCGCCCAATTTTAAAAACTTTGACACTATAGTCGAGCTTTTGGGTGAAACTGTAGCTATGGGCGTATGGGGGACGATAATCGGAACAATTATATCTTTGCCGCTTGGTTTTTTAGGTGCTAGAAATCTAACCCCAAATAAAATTGTATATGTTCTAATCAATGAGTTAACAAATATTTTACGCTCAATCCCTGATATAGTATATGCGCTTGTTTTTGTCGTTTCTGTTGCTGTTGGGAGTTTGGCAGGGATACTTGCTATTGTATTTGCAACTATCGGGCTTTTGACGAAGTTTTATATTGAGAGTTTTGAGAGTATTGACATGAAACCGATTGAAGCTATAAGATCAACGGGAAGCGGTTATGTCTATATGCTTCGACACGGTATTTTTGAACAAGCGCTCCCGCTTATTAGCAACTATACGCTTTATTTACTAGATCACAACATAAGAATCGCTATGGTTTTAGGACTTGTTGGAGCAGGTGGGATTGGCATGGAGCTTTACGGTGAGCTTCGATATTTTAGTTATGACAAAGTAGCTGCTATGCTGATTTGCATCCTTGTCATACTTAGCTTAATCGATAGAGTTTCAAATTATGCAAGAGAAATCATCTTGCATTCAAGCAAACATAATAAAGAGTACTTTAAAAAAACATTTGTCGCTATTTTGTTTATCGCCCTTGGCGTTGTAGCGATTATATATAAACCGTTAGAGCTTGGTTCGCTTATAACTGGACTTCCTAGAGTCTATGAAACACTTGCAGGTTTTTTCCCGCTTGATTTAGGAAGAATCGAAGAGTTTGGACTTTTAATGCTAGAAACCATTGCAATGGCAATAGCCGCTACCGTTATAGCTATAGTTTTTTCGCTGCCTCTTGGATTTGTATTGGCAAAAAATATCAATGTAAATATTCCGACAAGGGTTATTGTGGGGGAGTTTATCAATTTTTTACGAGCAATGCCTGATCTGCTTTTTGCGATTATTTTAGTATCTATTATTGGTCTTAGTCCATTTGCCGGAGTTCTTGCGATCGCCTTACATGTAACAGGATTTTTAGCAAAGTTTTATGCAGAAACTATAGAAAGTATAGATGAAAAACCAATCGAAGCATTGACTTCAACAGGTTCTTCAAAACTGCACATACTCTATCACGGATATTTTAAACAGATAGTCCCTCTGTTTCATAGCTACAATCTTTATATGCTTGATAGAAATGTAAGAGCGTCTACTACAATGGGACTTGTGGGGGCTGGCGGGATTGGTTTTGAACTTGTGATGAGTATCAAGCTTTTTGAGTACCAACAAACGGCAACGATTATTTTACTTATCATCATCGTTGTTTCAATCATCTCTAAAGTTTCATCATACTTTAGAAAAAAATTAGTATAG
- the phnC gene encoding phosphonate ABC transporter ATP-binding protein, giving the protein MKIEIRNLSKKFGEQKVLDDINLTIKQGQKVAFIGLSGSGKTTLMRSINGFVTPDNGEIIVDGKKIDYRSKKEVKELRAKVAMVYQLFNLIERTTVLHNVLTGTLGKKRVLSESVAVGIGFFKKSDKKKAKDILEFVKLADKHDERVDSLSGGQKQRVAIARALMQEPKILLADEPTANLDIKTGKKILKLFSKINEKEHTTTITVIHQLELISEKYFDRVVGLSNGKLIFDGHPDELTHEILTSIYGDLESSEDDEEFGDE; this is encoded by the coding sequence ATGAAAATAGAAATTAGGAATTTATCTAAAAAATTTGGTGAACAAAAAGTTTTAGATGATATAAATTTAACCATTAAGCAAGGTCAAAAAGTAGCTTTTATTGGACTTAGCGGTTCTGGAAAAACAACTTTGATGAGAAGTATCAACGGTTTTGTAACCCCTGATAACGGGGAGATAATCGTAGATGGCAAAAAAATAGATTATAGATCAAAAAAAGAGGTAAAAGAGCTAAGAGCTAAAGTTGCCATGGTCTATCAACTCTTTAATCTGATCGAGAGAACTACGGTTTTACACAATGTGTTAACCGGCACTTTGGGAAAAAAAAGAGTTTTGTCGGAGAGCGTAGCCGTAGGCATAGGTTTTTTCAAAAAAAGCGATAAGAAAAAAGCAAAAGATATCTTAGAGTTTGTAAAACTAGCCGATAAACACGATGAAAGAGTTGATAGTCTAAGCGGTGGACAAAAACAGAGAGTGGCGATTGCAAGGGCTTTGATGCAAGAGCCTAAAATATTACTAGCAGATGAACCGACGGCAAATCTTGATATAAAAACTGGTAAAAAAATACTCAAACTTTTTTCTAAGATTAATGAAAAAGAGCATACTACGACTATTACGGTTATCCATCAGTTAGAGCTTATTAGTGAAAAGTATTTTGATAGAGTTGTAGGTCTCTCTAATGGAAAACTTATTTTTGACGGTCATCCCGATGAACTAACACATGAGATTTTGACTTCTATTTACGGTGATTTGGAATCAAGTGAAGACGATGAAGAGTTTGGCGATGAATAA
- the phnD gene encoding phosphate/phosphite/phosphonate ABC transporter substrate-binding protein — MKKIVITTLIGLSVLSSAAVAKECLTLGLIPAEDPKAMLEQYKPMAQWLEKETGQCIELKASTDYTGVIEAMRAKKVDIAWFGPFSYAMAAQRAGAEAFAVGMDSKGTTTYKAYLVATPEVAKALDITTPLVGLDGMKQLNAKLTPHNGKYLMAFTDVASTSGYAAPRYFMHKAGIDPKKTFKKVSFTGTHDAAELVIKNKIMDIVADNDISYPKMLESGKISKETNIVIWESSPLPGSPLAYRGSLDSDIKEKIKNAIVKVPKNIVTGYGKITGYKIVDDKEFDIIKDMKKVIDEVK; from the coding sequence ATGAAAAAAATTGTAATCACAACACTAATCGGGTTATCGGTATTAAGCAGTGCGGCAGTTGCAAAAGAGTGTTTGACACTGGGACTTATCCCTGCGGAAGATCCAAAAGCAATGCTTGAACAGTATAAGCCGATGGCACAGTGGCTTGAGAAAGAGACGGGTCAATGTATAGAGCTTAAAGCTTCAACCGATTATACGGGTGTTATCGAAGCCATGAGAGCAAAAAAAGTAGATATCGCTTGGTTTGGTCCGTTTTCCTATGCAATGGCGGCCCAGAGAGCCGGTGCAGAAGCATTTGCAGTCGGTATGGACAGCAAGGGCACTACAACTTATAAAGCATACCTTGTAGCGACGCCTGAAGTTGCAAAAGCCTTGGATATAACTACGCCGTTAGTCGGTCTTGATGGGATGAAACAGCTTAATGCAAAATTGACTCCACACAACGGAAAATATCTAATGGCATTTACCGATGTTGCATCGACTTCAGGATATGCTGCTCCAAGATATTTTATGCATAAAGCTGGAATTGATCCTAAAAAAACATTTAAAAAAGTATCTTTTACAGGAACTCATGATGCCGCTGAACTCGTTATAAAAAATAAGATCATGGATATTGTGGCAGATAACGACATCTCGTATCCAAAAATGCTAGAGAGTGGCAAAATTTCAAAAGAGACAAATATCGTTATATGGGAATCATCTCCGCTTCCCGGCTCACCATTGGCTTATAGAGGGAGTCTGGATAGTGATATAAAAGAAAAAATCAAAAACGCTATTGTAAAAGTGCCAAAAAATATAGTTACGGGTTATGGAAAAATAACCGGCTACAAAATAGTAGATGATAAAGAGTTTGACATCATCAAAGATATGAAAAAAGTAATTGATGAAGTGAAATAA
- a CDS encoding GntR family transcriptional regulator produces MTKKFDYEIIYEYLKDKIKNDLSPNEKIPSENELCKLFNLTRTTVRQGIARLKNEGLVYSKQGGGNYIAPQKINYTLSKNTTFSNEILKLGKTPSIKILDIETISPNNFLLEKFNIKENQSILKVTLVRMADDIPILLGYSYLNTTLTPDIDLKIVSTTSFTKTFKEYGLNPTRNHSELEIIPSDEKYIQMLQIQNTLPLIKIASTSIDKTSGKIIEYVESFFRSDLVKISIDFNRAKEAKIQKNSSN; encoded by the coding sequence ATGACAAAAAAATTTGATTATGAAATCATTTATGAATATTTGAAAGATAAGATTAAAAACGATTTAAGTCCGAATGAAAAAATTCCTTCTGAAAATGAACTTTGTAAACTTTTTAATTTAACAAGAACTACCGTTAGACAGGGAATAGCAAGACTGAAAAATGAGGGTCTTGTATATTCCAAACAGGGAGGAGGCAATTATATTGCTCCCCAAAAGATAAACTACACGCTCTCAAAAAATACAACTTTCTCAAACGAGATATTAAAGCTTGGCAAAACTCCAAGCATTAAAATATTGGATATAGAGACTATAAGCCCAAATAATTTTCTTTTGGAAAAATTTAATATCAAAGAAAATCAAAGCATATTGAAAGTCACACTCGTTAGAATGGCAGATGATATCCCTATTCTTCTTGGATATAGCTATCTTAATACAACATTAACTCCCGATATCGATTTAAAAATAGTTTCAACCACCTCATTTACAAAAACCTTTAAAGAATATGGGCTAAATCCAACAAGAAATCACTCTGAACTTGAAATAATACCCAGCGATGAAAAATATATACAAATGCTTCAGATACAAAACACTCTGCCGCTTATAAAAATTGCAAGCACTTCAATAGATAAAACGAGTGGAAAAATCATAGAGTATGTCGAATCATTTTTTAGAAGTGATTTAGTAAAAATTTCTATTGATTTTAATCGGGCAAAGGAGGCAAAAATCCAAAAAAACTCATCAAATTAA
- a CDS encoding efflux RND transporter permease subunit has protein sequence MIERIISLSAKNIFLVLIASVILTALSLFSLKNISLDALPDLSPPQVILQISYPGQSPKIIEEQVSYPLISSLMSLPGINTVRAMSSFENGLVYIIFKDDTDIYDARSRILEQLSSILPTLPSNAKVSMGPDATGVGWAYQYILKSDKLNLAELRDYQDYYLKYGLLGVDGVSEVAAVGGFVKNYQLLIDQDKMVKYNVGIGEITAALKKNNQDRGGGVLLQNGYENIIQARGYATSVEDIENITIKVNGVVPLKLSDIGSLSLSPTPRRGVAEFNGEGEVVGGIVLVRYKENTYEVLQKIKAKIDSLKSEDVEIVTAYDRTKLIDRAIDTLKSTLIEESIIVIIITALFLFHFRSALVVVIVLPLTVLLSFWLMTLFDIGSNIMSLGGIAIAIGAMVDASIVMIENAHKHLAKSDGSKSRVEIIIDSSKQVGRPIFFALMLIVVSFLPIFALEGQEARLFSPLAYTKTFAMLIGAVLSITLVPVLMILFIKGEIKKEESNPINRFFAFLYTPVLKLFLKLKYLVIVLSIAAIAYIYPLYNSQKWEFMPQLNEQDFMYMPVTPYGISIELAYELSHETNKIIKSFPEVDTVFAKAGRANTATDPAPLAMIETIITFKDESLWREGMTYERLMAEMENALKIKGLINSWTYPIRGRIDMLLTGIRTPLGIKLYGDDNKVLEDVASKIEQRLKTTPLTLSVSADKSNSGYYLDIEIKQDALSRYGISKQEILDTVSFGVGGLGVSTFIDGLKRHPISVRVDADQRDDIDKIKELKVKTKSGFLPLRMFADIKYTEGASVIKSEKGMKVSFVYITPKSGVSVDEYKKEAAALLEKIELPKGYYYEFAGQSEYLESAKKRLGFIVPIVIISIFVLIYFALGDVKNSLIVFFTLPFAVLGGLLYIDFLGFNLSVAVIAGFLALLGIAAETAIVMVIYLDEALGEKGTSHEEAIIKGAAGRLRPKLMTVFATLGGLIPIMYIDGVGSEVMQRIAAPMIGGLVTSAILTLLIIPVLYSLRKS, from the coding sequence ATGATTGAGAGAATCATAAGCTTAAGTGCAAAAAATATATTTTTGGTTCTTATCGCCTCCGTAATCTTGACGGCTCTGAGTCTTTTTAGTCTTAAAAATATCTCGCTTGACGCGCTGCCTGATCTCTCGCCGCCTCAGGTGATTCTTCAAATCTCATATCCGGGGCAGTCTCCAAAAATCATAGAGGAGCAGGTTTCGTACCCGCTTATAAGCTCTTTGATGTCACTACCGGGCATAAATACCGTAAGAGCCATGAGCAGTTTTGAAAACGGACTTGTTTATATAATCTTTAAAGATGATACGGATATATATGATGCCAGAAGCAGGATTTTAGAACAGCTCTCTTCCATCCTGCCGACTCTGCCCTCAAATGCAAAAGTGAGCATGGGACCCGATGCAACTGGTGTAGGCTGGGCGTATCAATATATTTTAAAATCAGACAAACTCAATCTTGCGGAGCTTAGAGATTATCAGGATTACTACTTAAAATATGGTCTTTTGGGCGTTGACGGCGTGAGCGAAGTAGCGGCTGTGGGCGGATTTGTAAAGAACTATCAACTCCTCATCGATCAGGATAAGATGGTCAAATACAATGTCGGAATCGGCGAAATAACAGCTGCTCTTAAAAAGAATAATCAAGACAGAGGCGGCGGTGTGCTTTTGCAAAACGGATATGAAAATATCATTCAAGCACGCGGATATGCCACAAGTGTGGAGGATATAGAAAATATAACCATCAAGGTAAACGGAGTAGTTCCTCTTAAACTCAGCGATATAGGTTCTCTCTCTTTGTCTCCTACGCCAAGACGCGGAGTTGCGGAGTTTAACGGAGAGGGAGAAGTTGTCGGCGGTATAGTTTTGGTGCGTTACAAAGAGAACACTTATGAGGTATTGCAGAAGATTAAAGCCAAAATCGACTCTCTAAAGAGCGAAGATGTAGAGATAGTTACGGCGTATGACAGAACAAAACTCATAGACAGAGCCATAGATACTCTCAAAAGTACGTTGATTGAAGAGTCCATCATCGTTATCATCATCACGGCTCTTTTTCTTTTTCATTTTAGAAGCGCACTTGTCGTCGTGATAGTGCTTCCTTTGACGGTGCTGCTTAGTTTTTGGCTGATGACGCTCTTTGACATAGGCTCAAATATTATGAGTTTGGGAGGCATTGCCATTGCGATAGGTGCTATGGTGGACGCTTCTATCGTTATGATAGAGAACGCGCATAAACACCTCGCTAAAAGCGACGGTTCAAAGAGCAGAGTAGAGATAATCATAGACTCTTCAAAGCAGGTGGGGCGTCCTATCTTCTTTGCTCTTATGCTTATAGTTGTCTCTTTTTTACCTATTTTTGCACTAGAGGGGCAGGAAGCCAGACTCTTTTCGCCGCTTGCTTATACAAAAACGTTTGCAATGCTTATTGGTGCTGTTCTCTCTATCACACTGGTACCTGTTTTGATGATACTTTTTATAAAAGGAGAGATAAAAAAAGAAGAGAGCAATCCCATAAACCGCTTTTTTGCATTTTTATACACTCCTGTGCTGAAACTGTTTTTAAAACTGAAATATCTTGTTATTGTCTTGTCTATAGCTGCCATAGCGTATATCTATCCCCTTTACAACAGCCAAAAATGGGAGTTTATGCCGCAGCTTAACGAGCAGGATTTTATGTATATGCCCGTTACGCCCTACGGAATCAGCATTGAGCTTGCATACGAGCTCTCTCATGAGACAAACAAGATCATAAAAAGCTTTCCTGAAGTAGATACCGTTTTTGCAAAAGCCGGACGCGCAAACACGGCGACAGACCCCGCCCCTCTTGCCATGATAGAGACCATCATCACATTTAAGGATGAATCTCTTTGGAGAGAGGGCATGACGTATGAGAGACTTATGGCAGAGATGGAAAATGCGCTTAAAATAAAAGGACTCATAAACTCATGGACATATCCGATACGAGGCAGAATAGATATGCTTTTAACTGGTATCCGCACACCTTTGGGGATTAAACTTTACGGCGACGACAACAAGGTTTTGGAAGATGTCGCATCTAAAATAGAGCAGAGGCTAAAAACCACACCTCTTACGCTCAGTGTCTCTGCCGACAAATCAAACAGCGGCTATTATCTCGATATAGAGATAAAACAAGATGCTCTCTCAAGATATGGCATCTCAAAACAGGAGATACTTGACACCGTCTCGTTTGGTGTAGGCGGACTTGGTGTGAGCACCTTTATAGACGGACTTAAGCGTCACCCAATCTCAGTGAGGGTGGATGCTGACCAAAGAGACGATATAGATAAAATCAAAGAGTTAAAAGTCAAAACAAAATCAGGATTTTTGCCGCTTCGTATGTTTGCGGATATAAAATATACGGAGGGGGCGAGCGTTATAAAGAGCGAAAAGGGGATGAAAGTCTCTTTTGTCTACATCACGCCCAAAAGCGGTGTAAGCGTGGATGAGTATAAAAAAGAGGCGGCTGCTCTTCTTGAGAAGATAGAACTTCCAAAAGGTTACTACTACGAGTTTGCTGGGCAGAGCGAGTATTTGGAATCTGCAAAAAAGAGACTCGGTTTTATCGTTCCTATAGTGATTATAAGCATTTTTGTACTTATCTATTTCGCACTTGGAGATGTTAAAAATTCGCTTATCGTATTTTTCACTCTGCCTTTTGCCGTTTTGGGCGGATTACTCTATATTGATTTTTTAGGGTTTAACCTCTCCGTCGCCGTAATTGCGGGCTTTTTAGCACTGCTTGGCATTGCGGCTGAGACGGCTATAGTCATGGTCATCTATCTTGATGAAGCTCTGGGGGAGAAGGGCACATCACATGAAGAAGCTATCATCAAAGGTGCGGCAGGACGCTTAAGACCGAAACTAATGACCGTTTTTGCCACTCTCGGCGGACTTATTCCGATTATGTATATAGACGGAGTGGGAAGCGAAGTTATGCAGAGGATTGCAGCGCCAATGATAGGAGGCCTAGTAACCTCGGCGATTCTGACGCTGCTTATCATACCTGTTTTATACTCTCTAAGGAAAAGCTAA
- a CDS encoding efflux RND transporter periplasmic adaptor subunit → MKTLLLVLLSFAFVEAKTFEQAFNIQTIKPKMQMKKITKSYYAITSYDEKKIYEIVLRFDGNIENLEANELYKSVKKGERLFDIYSKEIYTLKKELESTKNLQILNETILEKLSLYELDKRAIDSKAAAVPHFSKYSGKIIQKNIYEGSYAKAGGVLLKIVDDSSMWVIAKVYQKDIEFVSKGMNALIDVEGLSEPIVAKVGKIYPKINKEDLTFNVRMDVKNPNSKIFPDMFAKVSFSKNLSAALTLPKDAVIKRGDKFYVFTKISQSEYEPKEIEVEYIGGYYRILSGIDESSEVAQNALFLLDSDAVTNGSYMSEEW, encoded by the coding sequence ATGAAAACGCTACTTTTAGTTCTTTTGAGTTTTGCTTTTGTTGAAGCAAAAACGTTTGAACAAGCCTTTAATATCCAAACTATAAAACCAAAGATGCAGATGAAAAAAATCACCAAAAGCTACTATGCGATAACCTCCTATGATGAAAAAAAGATATATGAGATTGTATTGCGCTTTGATGGAAATATTGAAAACTTGGAAGCAAACGAGCTTTATAAGAGTGTTAAAAAAGGAGAGAGGCTTTTTGACATCTACTCCAAAGAGATATATACTCTCAAAAAAGAGCTTGAGTCTACAAAAAATCTTCAAATATTAAACGAAACTATTTTAGAGAAGCTGAGTCTCTATGAACTGGACAAAAGAGCGATCGACTCTAAAGCTGCGGCAGTTCCCCACTTCAGCAAATACAGCGGTAAAATCATCCAAAAAAATATTTATGAAGGCTCTTATGCCAAAGCGGGTGGAGTGCTTTTAAAGATAGTCGACGACTCCTCTATGTGGGTAATCGCTAAAGTGTATCAAAAAGATATTGAGTTTGTAAGTAAGGGCATGAACGCGCTTATAGACGTAGAGGGCTTAAGCGAGCCGATAGTCGCAAAGGTGGGCAAGATCTATCCAAAAATAAACAAAGAGGATCTGACTTTTAATGTCAGGATGGATGTCAAAAACCCAAACTCTAAAATATTTCCCGACATGTTTGCAAAAGTGAGTTTTAGCAAAAATCTCAGCGCAGCACTCACACTTCCAAAAGATGCGGTTATAAAAAGAGGAGATAAGTTCTATGTCTTTACTAAAATCTCACAGAGCGAATATGAACCCAAAGAGATAGAGGTAGAGTATATCGGCGGATACTATCGCATACTATCAGGTATAGATGAGAGCAGCGAAGTGGCACAAAACGCACTCTTTTTGCTTGATAGCGATGCGGTGACAAACGGCTCATACATGAGCGAAGAGTGGTAG
- a CDS encoding TolC family protein, with protein sequence MKMLTLFMIPFVCFSAEFREVFEKAALSSPLLRAKHEKILASHEAIKGEAVYKNPVISIGANDLLLNENFLKRDIEPMQTNFIGITQEFETFGKLDLKEAILRTGTLVLEYELEDLKLDLYKKTALIVEKITTFSNLLELLERKKVNLEILTDYYEKSISVESGFRKSVELQKKIFAIEDKILELQESVQRAKNEFKYLTNQEFIPMQRAQIGEEFIEEEIKKAPKYKIFELRSRQLEIAAKLEERKKYSNINLSLSYNHRQNFDDYLSVATSFALPIYGSEDAKAKKTRYLKQESIQNAQNYLQNATMIFQNNHKKADYFSKRVENLDVILEKYRALSSYEKSNIRNSVTLERSIEDENLLFDLEIERLKYKLEIKAAKLELFYITKESI encoded by the coding sequence ATGAAGATGCTGACTCTTTTTATGATTCCTTTTGTATGTTTTAGTGCGGAGTTTAGAGAGGTTTTTGAAAAAGCGGCTCTAAGTTCGCCTCTTTTGCGTGCAAAACATGAAAAGATTTTAGCTTCACATGAGGCTATAAAAGGCGAAGCGGTATATAAAAACCCGGTCATCTCCATAGGTGCGAATGATCTGCTTTTAAATGAGAACTTTTTAAAAAGAGATATCGAGCCTATGCAGACGAACTTTATAGGAATAACCCAAGAGTTTGAAACATTCGGCAAACTTGATCTCAAAGAGGCAATACTTCGAACGGGTACCCTTGTTTTAGAGTATGAACTGGAAGATTTGAAGCTTGATTTGTACAAAAAAACTGCACTCATTGTTGAGAAGATAACTACATTTTCAAATCTTTTGGAGCTTTTAGAGAGAAAAAAAGTAAACTTGGAGATATTGACAGATTACTATGAAAAGAGCATAAGCGTTGAGAGCGGTTTTAGAAAAAGCGTCGAACTTCAAAAAAAGATATTTGCTATTGAGGACAAAATCTTAGAGCTTCAAGAGAGTGTTCAAAGAGCCAAAAATGAGTTTAAATACCTTACAAATCAAGAGTTTATCCCGATGCAAAGAGCACAAATCGGCGAAGAGTTTATAGAAGAAGAGATAAAAAAAGCACCGAAATATAAAATTTTTGAGTTGCGCAGCAGACAGTTGGAGATTGCCGCAAAGCTTGAAGAGAGAAAAAAATACTCAAACATAAACCTCTCTCTAAGCTACAATCACCGTCAAAATTTTGATGATTATCTATCTGTAGCAACATCCTTCGCTCTCCCGATTTACGGCAGCGAAGATGCAAAAGCAAAAAAAACACGCTACTTAAAACAAGAGAGCATACAAAACGCGCAGAACTATCTGCAAAATGCAACAATGATTTTTCAAAATAACCATAAAAAAGCAGACTATTTCAGTAAAAGGGTTGAAAATCTTGATGTGATTTTAGAGAAATACAGAGCGCTCAGTAGTTATGAGAAGTCCAACATAAGAAACAGTGTCACGCTTGAGAGAAGCATAGAGGATGAGAATCTGCTTTTTGATCTGGAGATAGAGAGATTAAAATACAAACTAGAGATAAAAGCCGCCAAGCTGGAGCTTTTTTATATCACGAAAGAGAGTATATAA
- a CDS encoding FixH family protein, with product MKKIFSSIAVLATLSFAGGFMDMGMSGDLHVMLSSERVLSEGQNRIKIELNRGGHGGKVVDAKDVRVKFFMPQMPGMPYMESKDICKKIENFFECNVNFPMGGTWQYQLFVKDEQGKDYKHKGSVNLGQASSAHRH from the coding sequence ATGAAAAAGATTTTTTCATCAATAGCAGTTTTAGCGACCCTCTCTTTTGCGGGCGGGTTTATGGATATGGGCATGAGCGGTGATCTGCATGTAATGCTCTCAAGTGAGCGAGTCCTAAGCGAGGGGCAGAACAGAATCAAGATAGAACTAAACAGAGGCGGTCACGGCGGTAAAGTTGTCGATGCAAAGGATGTAAGAGTTAAGTTTTTTATGCCTCAGATGCCCGGAATGCCTTATATGGAGTCAAAAGATATCTGTAAAAAAATAGAGAACTTTTTTGAGTGTAACGTCAATTTCCCTATGGGCGGAACATGGCAGTATCAGCTCTTTGTAAAAGATGAGCAGGGCAAGGATTATAAACACAAAGGGAGTGTCAATCTGGGTCAAGCTTCTTCAGCGCATCGTCACTAG
- the mntA gene encoding type VII toxin-antitoxin system MntA family adenylyltransferase antitoxin has product MTKSNIIDYLKQHYNEFHSKYNVEKIGLFGSYARDEATEDSDIDIAVSMSPKLFDMMSIKEQIENDLHKKVDIVRLRPKMNTYLKERILKDGLFV; this is encoded by the coding sequence GTGACAAAGTCTAATATTATTGACTATCTTAAACAACACTACAATGAATTTCATTCAAAATATAATGTCGAAAAAATTGGTCTATTTGGAAGTTATGCCAGAGATGAAGCAACAGAGGATAGCGATATAGACATTGCAGTATCTATGAGTCCTAAGCTTTTTGATATGATGTCTATTAAAGAGCAAATTGAGAATGATCTCCATAAAAAAGTTGACATAGTTAGATTAAGACCAAAAATGAATACATACCTAAAAGAGCGCATATTAAAGGACGGTTTGTTTGTTTGA
- a CDS encoding HepT-like ribonuclease domain-containing protein, with protein sequence MFDKTLVLDILNQIISAIETIEERCAFAKTQDDFCDTKEGQEKLDGICMKLIAVGESLKNIDKISDKKLLEQYPSIEWKKIKGIRDFISHHYFDLDSEVIFDICQNEISKLLSVLKQIKKDLSK encoded by the coding sequence TTGTTTGATAAAACCTTAGTATTGGACATACTAAATCAGATCATAAGCGCTATAGAAACAATTGAAGAAAGATGTGCTTTTGCTAAAACGCAAGATGATTTTTGTGATACAAAAGAAGGACAAGAAAAATTAGATGGCATCTGCATGAAGCTTATAGCAGTAGGTGAGAGTTTAAAAAATATAGACAAAATCAGTGATAAAAAACTACTAGAACAATATCCTTCTATAGAATGGAAAAAAATTAAAGGTATTAGGGATTTTATATCTCATCACTATTTTGATTTGGACTCAGAAGTTATATTTGATATTTGTCAAAATGAAATATCAAAGTTACTCTCGGTACTAAAACAGATAAAAAAAGACTTGTCTAAATAA